One genomic window of Vibrio natriegens NBRC 15636 = ATCC 14048 = DSM 759 includes the following:
- the phaC gene encoding class I poly(R)-hydroxyalkanoic acid synthase — protein MFQHFFSDYLVKLQETNQQWWHDFEVNKAVVNSPLNKAMQEVNFEDTAKLFEQAANQPAAILKLQAEWWEQQLQIWQNVVLAGNKTQTIEAERGDKRFSHEDWQNEAMYSFIKQSYLLFSKTYLDTIESLEGLDEKAKERIIFFSRQAINALSPSNFIATNPELLKLTLEQNGQNLLVGLEQFKEDVESSADILKIRMTNNNAFRVGEDVATTAGDVVFKNELFELIQYRPVTEKVNATPLLIVPPFINKYYILDLTEKNSMVRWLLEQGHTVFMMSWRNPGKEQANVEFGDYVTEGVVKAVAAIEDITGQEQVNAVGYCIGGTVLASTVAYYAAKRMKKRIKSATFFTTLLDFSQPGEVGAYINDVIISAIEAQNNAKGYMDGRSLSVTFSLLRENSLYWNYYVDNYLKGNSPVDFDLLYWNSDSTNVSAAAHNFLLRELYLENKLIQDKGVKIGGVWMDLNKIKIPSYFVSTKEDHIALWQGTYRGALNTGGNKTFVLGESGHIAGIVNPPSKGKYGYWLNDTLEDSAEEWLSSAERKDGSWWTHWNEWLLQFNPEEQVEPFPVGSENNPVIDEAPGTYVKQVLPVK, from the coding sequence ATGTTTCAACACTTCTTTTCGGACTATCTTGTAAAGCTTCAGGAAACCAATCAACAATGGTGGCATGATTTCGAAGTCAACAAGGCAGTCGTGAATTCTCCTTTGAACAAGGCTATGCAAGAAGTGAACTTTGAGGACACTGCCAAACTGTTTGAACAAGCTGCCAATCAACCTGCTGCTATTCTTAAGCTGCAAGCTGAATGGTGGGAGCAACAATTGCAAATCTGGCAGAACGTTGTTCTGGCAGGTAACAAGACGCAAACAATAGAAGCAGAAAGGGGAGACAAGCGTTTCTCTCATGAGGATTGGCAAAATGAGGCGATGTATAGCTTCATCAAGCAATCTTACCTTTTGTTCAGTAAAACGTACTTGGACACCATCGAGTCATTAGAAGGCTTAGATGAGAAGGCAAAAGAGCGAATTATTTTCTTTTCCCGCCAAGCCATCAATGCCCTCTCCCCATCTAACTTCATCGCGACCAATCCAGAGCTTTTAAAACTGACACTTGAACAAAACGGTCAAAACTTATTAGTAGGTTTAGAGCAGTTTAAGGAAGACGTTGAGTCGAGCGCGGATATTTTAAAAATCCGTATGACCAACAACAATGCTTTCCGTGTTGGTGAAGATGTCGCCACCACGGCAGGTGATGTGGTTTTCAAAAATGAACTGTTTGAGCTGATCCAATACCGTCCGGTGACGGAAAAGGTGAATGCAACGCCATTGCTGATCGTACCGCCGTTCATTAACAAGTACTACATTCTTGATCTCACCGAGAAGAACTCGATGGTTCGCTGGTTGCTGGAGCAAGGACACACTGTATTTATGATGTCCTGGCGTAATCCCGGTAAAGAGCAAGCGAACGTTGAGTTTGGCGATTATGTTACTGAAGGTGTGGTAAAAGCTGTCGCAGCGATTGAAGACATTACTGGTCAAGAGCAAGTCAATGCCGTTGGTTACTGTATCGGCGGGACCGTTCTTGCAAGTACTGTTGCCTACTATGCGGCGAAGCGCATGAAGAAACGCATTAAATCCGCGACCTTCTTTACGACGCTTCTCGACTTTTCTCAGCCGGGAGAAGTGGGTGCCTACATTAATGATGTCATCATCAGTGCGATAGAAGCGCAGAACAACGCGAAAGGTTACATGGATGGCCGTTCTTTAAGTGTGACATTCAGTTTGTTGCGTGAGAACAGCTTGTACTGGAACTACTACGTGGACAATTACTTGAAAGGCAATAGTCCGGTAGATTTCGACTTGTTGTACTGGAACAGCGATAGTACCAACGTGAGTGCTGCCGCGCATAACTTCCTGCTTCGAGAGCTCTATTTGGAAAACAAACTGATACAAGATAAAGGCGTGAAAATCGGCGGTGTTTGGATGGATCTAAATAAGATTAAAATCCCAAGCTACTTTGTATCGACCAAAGAAGACCATATCGCACTATGGCAAGGCACGTACCGTGGCGCTCTGAACACGGGTGGTAACAAGACGTTTGTACTAGGTGAATCTGGGCACATAGCAGGTATTGTCAATCCACCGTCTAAGGGCAAGTACGGCTATTGGTTGAACGATACGCTAGAAGACTCTGCCGAGGAATGGCTAAGCAGTGCTGAACGTAAAGATGGGTCCTGGTGGACGCATTGGAACGAATGGCTACTTCAGTTCAATCCAGAAGAGCAGGTTGAACCATTCCCTGTTGGCTCTGAAAACAATCCTGTGATTGATGAAGCGCCGGGAACCTACGTTAAACAGGTATTGCCTGTGAAATGA
- a CDS encoding SDR family oxidoreductase yields MNKVALITGSKGGIGSAISSQLVNDGYRVIATYNTGNYECALEWFNSKGFTKDQVRLLELDVTDTAQCAETLALLLQEEGTLDVVVNNAGITRDGVFKKMTAEAWNDVINTNLNSLFNVTQPIFAAMCEKGSGRIINISSVNGLKGQFGQANYSAAKAGMIGFSKALAFEGARSGVTVNVIAPGYTGTPMVEQMKPEVLESITNQIPMKRLATPEEIAASVSFLVSDAGAYITGETLSVNGGLYMH; encoded by the coding sequence ATGAATAAAGTCGCTTTGATCACCGGGTCAAAAGGCGGAATTGGTTCCGCAATTTCCTCTCAACTCGTCAACGATGGCTATCGTGTCATCGCTACTTACAACACTGGCAACTATGAGTGTGCGTTGGAGTGGTTTAACAGCAAAGGGTTTACCAAAGATCAGGTTCGCCTTTTAGAGTTAGATGTTACCGACACTGCTCAGTGTGCAGAAACGCTAGCCCTTTTGCTTCAAGAAGAGGGGACGCTTGATGTTGTTGTCAACAACGCAGGTATCACTCGTGATGGCGTCTTTAAGAAGATGACCGCAGAAGCTTGGAACGATGTAATCAATACCAACCTGAATAGCTTGTTCAACGTTACTCAACCAATTTTCGCAGCAATGTGTGAAAAAGGTAGCGGGCGCATCATCAATATCTCGTCGGTTAACGGTCTGAAAGGGCAGTTTGGCCAAGCAAATTACTCGGCTGCGAAAGCAGGCATGATCGGCTTCTCTAAGGCGTTGGCTTTTGAAGGCGCACGTTCAGGCGTTACCGTTAATGTGATTGCTCCAGGATACACAGGGACACCAATGGTAGAGCAAATGAAGCCAGAAGTGTTGGAATCGATTACTAATCAGATTCCAATGAAGCGTTTAGCGACACCAGAAGAAATTGCAGCATCTGTTAGCTTCTTAGTGAGTGATGCAGGCGCATACATCACCGGCGAAACACTGTCGGTGAACGGCGGCCTTTACATGCACTAA
- a CDS encoding acetyl-CoA C-acetyltransferase, which translates to MEKVYIVAAKRTPIGAFGGSLKNTSAGNLAAVAIKGALEAANLGSDKIDEVIVGNVVSAGQGMGVGRQAAIFAGIPESVPAYGVNMVCGSGMKTVMDAVSHIRSGDAQVVVAAGVEVMSQIPFIVPSSVRDGNKMGNMELKDLLITDGLTDIYNQYHMGVTAENVAKEVGISREQQDAYALASQQKAVAAIEAGKFKDEIVPVEVTQRRETIIFDTDEYPKANATLEGLSKLRPAFDREGTVTAGNASGINDGASAIIVASESAVQAHGLTPLAEVVSYAQSGIDPKIMGLGPVESVNKALKKAELNIQDIDVYELNEAFAAQALGVIHQLAETNQVPVSSIQDKANFNGGAIALGHPLGASGNRILVTLVHELHKQDAQYGVASLCVGGGMGTAVILKAIK; encoded by the coding sequence ATGGAAAAAGTTTATATCGTAGCAGCAAAGCGTACACCTATTGGCGCATTTGGTGGAAGTTTAAAAAATACTTCAGCAGGCAATCTGGCAGCAGTCGCAATTAAAGGGGCGCTTGAAGCTGCAAATCTCGGCAGCGACAAGATTGATGAAGTGATTGTTGGTAACGTCGTTAGTGCTGGCCAAGGGATGGGCGTAGGTCGTCAGGCAGCAATATTTGCGGGTATTCCGGAGTCTGTACCAGCGTATGGCGTCAACATGGTTTGTGGTAGTGGCATGAAAACCGTGATGGATGCGGTTTCTCACATTCGCAGCGGTGATGCTCAAGTGGTTGTTGCTGCAGGCGTTGAGGTGATGTCTCAAATCCCGTTCATCGTTCCTAGTAGCGTCCGCGATGGGAATAAAATGGGCAACATGGAACTGAAAGATCTTTTGATCACCGATGGCCTAACGGACATTTACAATCAGTACCACATGGGTGTGACTGCGGAAAATGTGGCAAAGGAAGTGGGCATTAGCCGCGAGCAGCAAGACGCGTATGCTTTAGCCAGCCAACAGAAAGCGGTCGCCGCGATTGAAGCAGGCAAATTCAAAGATGAAATCGTACCGGTTGAAGTAACTCAGCGCCGTGAAACGATTATTTTCGATACAGACGAATACCCTAAGGCAAACGCGACACTTGAAGGCTTGAGCAAGCTTCGCCCGGCCTTTGACCGTGAAGGTACAGTCACAGCGGGTAACGCATCAGGAATCAACGATGGAGCGAGTGCGATCATCGTGGCATCAGAAAGCGCGGTTCAAGCTCATGGTTTGACACCTCTGGCTGAGGTTGTCAGTTATGCGCAGTCAGGTATCGATCCAAAGATCATGGGGCTAGGGCCAGTCGAGTCAGTGAATAAAGCGCTCAAGAAAGCAGAGCTTAATATTCAGGATATTGATGTATACGAGCTGAATGAAGCCTTTGCCGCTCAGGCTCTTGGGGTGATTCATCAGTTGGCGGAAACAAACCAAGTTCCAGTCAGTTCGATTCAAGATAAAGCAAACTTTAATGGCGGTGCGATTGCATTAGGTCATCCACTTGGTGCCTCTGGCAACCGAATTCTGGTCACTTTAGTTCACGAACTTCATAAGCAGGACGCCCAATACGGTGTAGCTTCACTGTGTGTGGGTGGCGGTATGGGGACAGCTGTCATTCTAAAAGCAATTAAGTAA
- the narQ gene encoding nitrate/nitrite two-component system sensor histidine kinase NarQ, giving the protein MFKNVKKSVTGTIASAMLIILLLSIATTGFAIFTLASSLNDAEAVNVAGSMRMQSYRLANDIQIQSVDYSDHIETFERSIYSPSMKALQNWSVPEDITQDYYGLIARWHELKLVLKQEDPSDYQMLVAGFVAQIDAFVFKLQSFSEQKLINLAWVGGLGLGGILCASVFVVLFVRREVVKPLRSLVVASEQIKNRTFDISLEVQSNNEMGILTRTFNRMATDLGKLYRGLEKAVDEKTRKLQQANQSLEVLYDSSKELTASRIGQDNFQAILQHLASLEGIKAVKLEIEQVGEPNWILAEGEECCHDCDEACHADPLVLDGEHLGYLYWKAGLPCPNETLIENFVQILSRAVYYNRAQRQAEQILLMEERATIARELHDSLAQALSYLKIQVALLKRSVKNLPDEKAISQANQVIAELDTGLSAAYTQLRELLTTFRLTIKEGSFGQALQEMVATLNEQTATKISLNNRLSSTELDAHQQVHLLQLIREATLNAIKHAQADNIVIQCLDCDGKITVTIEDDGVGFDHQDQKINHYGMSIMQERATRLHADLHVVASKNNGCTVTLEFQHSKEVNIDSV; this is encoded by the coding sequence TTGTTTAAAAATGTGAAAAAGTCAGTAACTGGGACGATTGCATCTGCAATGCTGATCATTCTGCTGTTATCGATTGCTACCACTGGATTCGCTATTTTCACGCTCGCGTCTAGCCTCAACGATGCTGAAGCGGTCAATGTTGCAGGGTCAATGCGCATGCAGAGTTATCGGTTGGCTAATGATATTCAAATCCAGTCGGTAGATTACTCGGATCATATTGAAACTTTTGAGCGTTCGATTTATTCACCTTCGATGAAAGCGTTGCAAAACTGGTCAGTACCTGAAGATATAACCCAAGACTATTACGGATTAATTGCTCGATGGCATGAACTCAAATTGGTTCTGAAGCAAGAGGATCCGAGCGACTATCAAATGTTGGTTGCGGGGTTTGTTGCGCAGATTGATGCGTTTGTGTTTAAGCTGCAAAGCTTTTCAGAACAAAAGTTGATCAACTTAGCGTGGGTCGGTGGCCTTGGTCTTGGCGGGATTCTGTGCGCAAGTGTCTTTGTTGTTCTCTTTGTCCGCCGCGAAGTGGTTAAACCGTTGCGATCTTTGGTCGTCGCGAGTGAGCAGATTAAAAACCGCACCTTTGATATTTCGCTTGAAGTTCAAAGCAATAATGAAATGGGCATACTAACACGTACTTTTAACCGTATGGCTACCGATCTTGGCAAACTCTACCGGGGGTTAGAAAAAGCGGTTGACGAAAAAACTCGTAAATTGCAGCAGGCGAACCAGTCTCTCGAAGTGCTTTATGATTCATCAAAAGAACTGACGGCTTCACGAATCGGCCAAGATAATTTTCAGGCTATTTTACAGCACCTTGCAAGTCTGGAAGGTATTAAGGCGGTTAAGCTCGAGATCGAGCAGGTGGGGGAGCCAAATTGGATTCTTGCCGAGGGGGAAGAGTGCTGCCATGACTGCGATGAAGCGTGCCACGCAGATCCGCTCGTACTTGATGGCGAGCACTTAGGGTACTTGTATTGGAAGGCAGGGCTGCCTTGCCCAAATGAAACGCTAATTGAAAACTTTGTACAGATTCTTTCCCGAGCAGTTTATTACAATCGAGCTCAGCGACAAGCGGAACAAATATTGTTGATGGAAGAGCGGGCGACCATCGCGCGTGAACTGCATGACTCACTGGCTCAGGCTCTCTCTTACCTGAAAATTCAAGTCGCTTTGCTGAAGAGAAGCGTGAAAAATTTGCCGGATGAAAAGGCTATATCACAAGCGAATCAGGTGATTGCTGAGCTGGATACGGGGTTATCGGCTGCGTATACTCAGTTAAGAGAGCTACTCACAACCTTCCGCTTAACAATAAAGGAGGGGAGTTTTGGGCAGGCATTACAAGAAATGGTTGCTACATTAAATGAACAAACGGCGACTAAGATATCCTTAAACAACCGTCTTTCTTCAACAGAATTAGACGCGCATCAACAGGTGCATTTACTGCAATTGATCAGAGAAGCGACCCTGAATGCGATAAAGCATGCACAGGCGGATAATATTGTTATTCAGTGCCTCGATTGTGACGGCAAGATCACTGTAACAATAGAAGATGACGGAGTAGGCTTTGATCATCAAGACCAAAAAATTAATCATTACGGTATGAGTATCATGCAAGAGCGAGCAACAAGACTACATGCAGATCTTCATGTAGTCGCGTCGAAAAACAATGGTTGTACCGTAACACTAGAATTCCAACATAGTAAGGAAGTAAACATTGACAGCGTGTAA
- the napA gene encoding periplasmic nitrate reductase subunit alpha produces MKMTRRAFVKANAAASAAAVAGITLPASAANLIASSDQSKITWDKAPCRFCGTGCSVLVGTQNGKVVATQGDPEAPVNKGLNCIKGYFLSKIMYGQDRLTQPLLRMKDGKYHKDGEFTPVSWDVAFDTMAEKWKASLEKKGPTSVGMFGSGQWTVMEGYAAAKMMKAGFRSNNIDPNARHCMASAVVGFMRAFGIDEPMGCYDDFENADAFVLWGSNMAEMHPVLWTRITDRRLSHPHVRVNVLSTYYHRSFELADHGYIFNPQSDLAIANFIANYIIENDAVNWDFVNKHTNFTQADTDIGYGLRDDDPLQKAAKNPNSGKLTAISFEEYKKSVAPYTVEKASEISGVEKEKLIELAKQYADPNTKVMSLWTMGMNQHTRGVWMNNLVYNIHLLTGKIATPGNSPFSLTGQPSACGTAREVGTFAHRLPADMVVANPKHREIAEKIWKLPEGTIPPKPGFHAVLQDRMLNDGVLNCYWVQCNNNMQAGPNINTERLPGYRNPENFIVVSDPYPTATAQAADLVLPTAMWIEKEGAYGNAERRTQAWYQQVGTVGEAKSDLWQVMEFAKRFKMEEVWPEELLAKAPEYRGKTMYDMLFKNGQVDKFPVEEARELNDDSHHFGYYVQKGLFEEYATFGRGHGHDLAPYDVYHTVRGLRWPVVDGKETQWRFKEGSDPYAKAGSGWDFYGNADGKAKIISAPYEAPPEMPDSEYDLWLCTGRVLEHWHTGTMTRRVPELYKAVPDAVCYMHPEDAKARNVRRGEEILIANKRGEVRARVETRGRNRPPQGLVFVPFFDARILINKLILDATDPLSKQTDFKKCPVKITKIA; encoded by the coding sequence ATGAAAATGACAAGACGTGCGTTTGTGAAAGCAAACGCGGCTGCATCGGCTGCTGCTGTAGCAGGTATTACATTACCAGCCTCTGCCGCAAACCTGATTGCCAGCTCTGACCAGAGCAAAATCACATGGGACAAAGCGCCTTGTCGTTTTTGTGGTACAGGTTGTTCTGTTCTAGTTGGTACGCAAAATGGCAAAGTGGTCGCTACACAAGGTGATCCAGAAGCGCCGGTAAACAAAGGTCTGAACTGCATCAAAGGCTATTTCCTGTCTAAAATCATGTACGGTCAAGACCGTCTGACACAGCCATTGCTGCGCATGAAAGATGGCAAATACCACAAAGATGGCGAGTTTACGCCAGTATCTTGGGATGTCGCTTTCGATACGATGGCTGAGAAGTGGAAAGCATCGCTAGAGAAAAAAGGCCCAACTAGTGTCGGTATGTTCGGTTCTGGTCAATGGACCGTAATGGAAGGCTACGCTGCAGCAAAAATGATGAAAGCAGGCTTCCGTTCAAATAACATCGACCCGAACGCACGTCACTGTATGGCTTCTGCGGTAGTTGGCTTCATGCGCGCCTTTGGTATTGATGAGCCGATGGGATGTTACGACGACTTCGAGAACGCAGATGCATTCGTTCTTTGGGGTTCTAACATGGCAGAAATGCACCCTGTACTGTGGACACGTATTACTGACCGTCGCCTGAGCCACCCTCATGTTCGAGTTAACGTCCTTTCTACCTACTACCACCGTTCATTTGAGCTGGCGGACCATGGCTACATTTTCAATCCTCAGTCTGACCTTGCGATCGCTAACTTCATCGCCAACTACATCATCGAAAATGACGCGGTAAACTGGGACTTCGTTAACAAGCACACCAACTTCACTCAAGCAGACACCGATATTGGTTACGGCTTACGTGATGACGACCCGTTACAAAAAGCGGCTAAAAATCCAAACTCAGGCAAACTGACTGCTATCTCTTTTGAAGAGTACAAAAAGTCTGTTGCTCCTTACACCGTTGAGAAAGCATCGGAAATCTCTGGTGTAGAAAAAGAGAAACTCATCGAGCTTGCGAAACAATACGCGGATCCAAACACAAAAGTGATGTCACTTTGGACCATGGGTATGAACCAGCATACTCGCGGCGTATGGATGAATAACCTGGTTTACAACATCCACTTGCTAACCGGTAAAATCGCGACTCCGGGTAACAGCCCGTTCTCATTGACTGGTCAACCATCAGCTTGTGGTACTGCGCGTGAAGTGGGTACCTTTGCTCACCGTCTGCCAGCAGACATGGTGGTAGCAAACCCTAAACACCGTGAAATCGCAGAGAAGATCTGGAAACTGCCTGAAGGCACCATTCCACCAAAACCAGGCTTCCACGCGGTTCTTCAAGACCGAATGCTAAATGACGGTGTATTGAACTGTTACTGGGTTCAATGTAACAACAACATGCAGGCGGGTCCGAACATTAACACTGAGCGTCTTCCTGGTTACCGTAACCCAGAAAACTTCATTGTGGTGTCAGACCCATACCCAACTGCGACAGCGCAAGCGGCCGACTTGGTACTTCCTACCGCAATGTGGATTGAGAAAGAAGGCGCTTACGGTAACGCAGAACGCCGTACTCAAGCCTGGTATCAACAAGTTGGTACGGTAGGCGAAGCGAAATCGGATCTATGGCAAGTCATGGAGTTTGCGAAGCGCTTTAAGATGGAAGAAGTGTGGCCAGAGGAGTTACTCGCAAAAGCTCCTGAATACCGTGGTAAAACCATGTATGACATGCTGTTTAAAAACGGTCAGGTCGACAAGTTCCCTGTCGAAGAAGCACGTGAACTAAACGACGATTCTCATCACTTCGGCTACTACGTTCAGAAAGGCCTGTTCGAAGAATATGCAACATTTGGTCGCGGTCATGGTCATGACTTAGCACCTTACGATGTTTACCACACTGTACGCGGCTTACGCTGGCCTGTGGTTGATGGTAAAGAAACGCAATGGCGCTTTAAAGAAGGCTCTGATCCGTACGCTAAAGCAGGCTCTGGTTGGGACTTTTATGGTAACGCAGATGGTAAAGCGAAGATCATCTCCGCGCCATACGAAGCGCCACCAGAAATGCCAGATTCCGAATACGATTTATGGCTATGTACAGGCCGTGTTCTTGAACACTGGCATACTGGTACCATGACTCGCCGTGTTCCTGAGCTTTACAAAGCGGTTCCAGATGCGGTGTGCTACATGCATCCTGAAGATGCGAAAGCACGTAATGTTCGTCGCGGCGAAGAAATACTGATCGCGAATAAACGTGGTGAAGTACGAGCACGCGTAGAAACGCGTGGTCGTAACCGCCCTCCACAAGGTTTGGTATTCGTACCGTTCTTTGATGCTCGTATTTTGATTAACAAGTTAATCCTTGATGCAACTGACCCACTGTCAAAACAGACAGACTTCAAAAAGTGTCCGGTCAAAATCACTAAGATTGCTTAA
- a CDS encoding phasin family protein, with protein sequence MYTDFFKTFSDQTEKTLEPYLKFNKLVTKNVEVLTELQLNAMRTYSEMGITQMKAASEIKDVTSLTAFNSQQLSVLTKLSQQMMDDSNKLQAIAKEFKEDVEKMTSENLKTVTPA encoded by the coding sequence ATGTACACTGATTTTTTCAAAACATTCAGCGATCAAACAGAAAAAACGCTAGAACCTTACTTGAAGTTCAACAAGCTTGTGACTAAAAACGTTGAAGTACTAACTGAGCTTCAACTTAACGCGATGCGCACGTACAGTGAAATGGGTATTACGCAAATGAAAGCAGCGTCAGAAATCAAAGACGTGACTTCTCTGACTGCGTTCAATAGCCAGCAGTTAAGCGTACTGACTAAGCTTTCTCAACAAATGATGGATGACAGCAACAAGCTGCAAGCTATCGCAAAAGAATTCAAAGAAGACGTTGAGAAAATGACTTCGGAAAATCTTAAGACTGTTACTCCAGCGTAA
- a CDS encoding NapC/NirT family cytochrome c produces MKILKAFWNRLKSPSKAAAGVVLFLGFAGGLLFWGAFNTGMEATNTEEFCSGCHAPIVAEIKETIHYSNRSGVRAICSDCHVPHEWTDKIVRKVQASKELFAHYVLRTIDTPEKFQERRGHLAEREWARMKKNDSLECRNCHEFDYMDYSQQGSRASAQHSTALASGDKTCVDCHKGIAHKLPDMHGVEGWQ; encoded by the coding sequence ATGAAAATACTTAAAGCGTTTTGGAATAGACTGAAGAGCCCAAGCAAAGCTGCCGCTGGTGTGGTTTTATTCCTCGGTTTTGCTGGCGGTCTGCTGTTTTGGGGCGCATTTAACACGGGAATGGAAGCGACAAACACCGAAGAGTTCTGCTCTGGTTGCCACGCGCCAATTGTTGCTGAGATCAAAGAGACTATCCACTACTCAAACCGCTCTGGGGTACGAGCGATTTGTTCAGACTGTCACGTTCCGCATGAGTGGACAGATAAGATCGTACGTAAAGTTCAGGCTTCAAAAGAGTTGTTTGCTCACTATGTTTTGCGCACTATCGATACGCCAGAGAAATTCCAGGAACGTCGTGGACATTTGGCAGAACGTGAATGGGCTCGTATGAAGAAAAACGACTCTTTAGAATGCCGTAACTGCCACGAGTTCGACTATATGGACTATTCACAACAAGGCTCTCGTGCTTCTGCGCAACACTCTACAGCGTTGGCTTCAGGCGATAAAACCTGTGTAGATTGTCATAAAGGTATCGCACACAAATTACCTGATATGCACGGCGTAGAAGGCTGGCAATAA
- the napF gene encoding ferredoxin-type protein NapF, whose translation MVNLSRRRLFARKTHTNDAVRLPWLAQPEQFTDGCTRCGKCIDVCETKIITKSDGGFPSVDFSIDECTFCYQCADACPEPLFLAETEQPWQAKAQINDNCLAKQNVECRSCGDMCDPMAIQFKLELGKVAQPNLNLDECNGCGACVSVCPTSSINVSNITA comes from the coding sequence GTGGTAAACCTTTCAAGAAGAAGACTCTTTGCAAGAAAAACGCACACCAATGATGCAGTACGCTTACCTTGGTTAGCACAACCTGAGCAGTTTACAGATGGTTGTACTCGATGCGGTAAGTGTATCGATGTCTGCGAAACTAAAATTATAACTAAAAGTGACGGCGGCTTCCCTTCGGTCGACTTTAGCATTGATGAATGTACGTTTTGCTATCAATGCGCAGATGCCTGTCCCGAACCACTATTTTTAGCAGAAACAGAGCAACCTTGGCAGGCAAAAGCACAAATAAATGACAACTGTTTAGCAAAACAAAATGTTGAATGCCGTAGCTGCGGTGATATGTGCGACCCAATGGCGATTCAGTTCAAATTGGAGCTTGGGAAAGTAGCGCAACCAAATTTAAACCTTGATGAATGTAACGGATGTGGCGCATGTGTCTCTGTGTGCCCTACTTCATCCATCAATGTGAGCAATATAACAGCCTGA
- a CDS encoding chaperone NapD, whose product MSLNEVHISSLVVHVLPEHLDEIKAQIEAYENAEIYGDSPEGKIVVVLETENQGFITDTIDAINNLPNVLSTVLVYHQIETELEQTDNQDTGTQHSQIEGEV is encoded by the coding sequence ATGTCTCTAAATGAAGTGCATATTTCAAGTTTGGTAGTACACGTACTGCCTGAGCATCTGGATGAGATCAAGGCCCAGATCGAAGCGTATGAAAACGCCGAGATATACGGTGACAGTCCAGAAGGCAAAATCGTTGTGGTGCTGGAGACCGAAAACCAGGGATTCATTACCGATACTATCGATGCGATTAATAATTTACCGAATGTCTTAAGTACCGTCTTGGTTTACCACCAAATTGAGACTGAACTTGAACAAACAGATAACCAAGACACTGGAACACAACATTCCCAAATTGAGGGTGAAGTATGA
- a CDS encoding nitrate reductase cytochrome c-type subunit yields MKKLLVALLSVGALVTGIAQAELNNPGGTGGLESLRGMSQLEDTRPADEFKDFPKDQIVEDSFVYQPPLIPHSIRNYEVSLNANKCLACHSWKNAKDSGATKISVTHYVNRQDAVLADVSPRRFFCLQCHVPQTDAKPLVENEFQAVDSLQ; encoded by the coding sequence ATGAAAAAATTACTTGTCGCACTTTTATCTGTAGGTGCTTTGGTGACAGGCATTGCACAAGCTGAGTTAAACAACCCAGGTGGTACTGGTGGACTAGAATCTTTGCGTGGCATGTCTCAACTTGAAGATACTCGCCCTGCTGACGAGTTTAAAGACTTCCCAAAAGATCAAATCGTTGAGGATAGCTTTGTTTATCAGCCACCGCTGATTCCACATAGTATTCGTAACTATGAGGTGTCTTTAAACGCGAATAAATGTCTTGCCTGCCATAGCTGGAAAAATGCAAAAGACTCTGGCGCGACAAAAATCAGCGTAACCCATTATGTTAACCGTCAAGACGCTGTGCTTGCCGATGTCTCTCCTCGTCGCTTCTTCTGTTTGCAGTGTCACGTTCCGCAAACCGATGCGAAGCCATTAGTGGAAAACGAATTCCAAGCTGTAGATTCGCTTCAGTAA
- a CDS encoding TIGR02808 family protein: MSTLESVIWHILGYSAMPVIILSGFVGVAAVSLWVLSLGKDKNL; the protein is encoded by the coding sequence ATGAGTACACTAGAATCTGTGATTTGGCACATCCTAGGATACAGCGCAATGCCAGTAATCATCTTGTCTGGCTTTGTTGGCGTCGCTGCCGTTTCTCTATGGGTGTTGTCGCTGGGTAAAGACAAGAACCTGTAA